Proteins co-encoded in one Stomoxys calcitrans chromosome 5, idStoCalc2.1, whole genome shotgun sequence genomic window:
- the LOC106090143 gene encoding UBX domain-containing protein 6 — MSKIKQFFKKKKEEAAFKFKLGESSLGHGHSLNSSDAASSSQKKERSSEKYVPPKRKELSNEARSAADAALLRVQKKDPKVLNTSLAAIKAQAKRELEAEAATKKGEAKCESESKSEMMCDGVFYRCPLVSDEVLPKKDWKIKIKEFLYQQLSTSEEKALTSCLIILNCNTKDKADDCVLTLTKYLENIINHPNEEKYCSIRMSNRIFSEKVRYVDGAIDFLNACGFREIVLDNEPFLIWSKDNIEQDYELASLLEALKNAEQIHLELDRNLKVLLPSQVKNVSLPNDFYRISPEEIKREQQLRTEAIENTQILKTKAMREREEHRTLRMYKYALVRVKFPNGLYLQGTFNVYEKLSDVFEFVQSCLSNESMEFNLVASSEGKFAEEDLDKSLFDLRLIPNVLLLFTVPELNSQDCNYLKEDLLLLVQNM; from the exons atgtcaaaaattaaacagttttttaaaaaaaagaaagaagagGCGGCTTTTAAGTTCAAACTGGGAGAAAGTAGTTTGGGCCATGGCCATTCGTTAAATTCATCTGACGCTGCTTCATCTTCACAGAAAAAGGAAAGAAGCTCTGAAAAATATGTTCCCCCAAAAAGGAAGGAGTTAAGTAATGAAGCCCGATCTGCCGCAGATGCAGCTTTATTACGAGTTCAAAAGAAGGACCCAAAAGTGCTTAACACCTCTTTAGCTGCAATAAAGGCTCAGGCCAAGAGAGAACTAGAGGCCGAAGCTGCCACAAAAAAAGGAGAGGCAAAATGCGAAAGcgaatctaaatctgaaatgatGTGCGATGGCGTATTTTACCGTTGCCCACTTGTAAGCGATGAAGTTTTGCCGAAGAAAGACTGGAAAATTAAAATCAAGGAATTCTTATACCAACAATTATCTACGAGTGAAGAAAAGGCGTTAACCTCATGTTTGATAATCCTTAATTGCAATACAAAGGATAAG GCCGATGATTGTGTTTTGACTTTAACCAAGTATCTTGAAAACATTATTAATCATCCCAATGAAGAAAAATACTGTTCgataaggatgtcaaatcg AATATTTTCGGAAAAAGTACGCTACGTCGATGGTGCAATTGATTTTCTTAATGCTTGTGGTTTTCGTGAAATAGTATTAGATAATGAACCATTTCTTATTTGGTCAAAGGACAATATTGAGCAAGATTATGAATTGGCGTCATTATTAGAAGCATTAAAGAATGCCGAGCAAATTCACCTAGAATTGGACAGAAATTTGAAAGTGTTATTGCCTTCACAAGTTAAGAATGTATCTTTGCCAAATGACTTCTATCGTATTTCACCTGAAGAAATTAAACGTGAACAGCAACTACGAACAGAAGCTATAGAAAACACCCAGATATTGAAGACGAAAGCAATGCGAGAAAGGGAGGAGCATCGAACTCTAAGGATGTATAAATACGCATTAGTGAGAGTTAAATTTCCAAATGGGCTTTACCTCCAA GGTACTTTTAACGTCTATGAAAAACTTTCCGATGTTTTCGAATTTGTCCAGTCTTGTCTTAGCAACGAATCGATGGAATTTAATTTAGTAGCGTCCAGTGAAGGAAAATTCGCGGAGGAAGATTTGGACAAGAGTTTATTTGATCTAAG GCTCATACCAAATGTTTTACTCCTTTTTACGGTGCCAGAGTTAAATTCACAAGATTGCAATTATTTGAAAGAAGATCTTTTGCTGTTGGTCCAAAATATGTAA
- the LOC106090144 gene encoding uncharacterized protein LOC106090144, translated as MSSDTLREQTNSAIQLFALHLEQFMQISLKVIKQFFADSIFVKSIDFSPLQSTLLNVLLVLLLFTIVLIGYSWKVYGIVITEKFVRPSTLKEIEELKSSVDKLKLPKEHSPRI; from the exons ATGAGTAGTGATACATTGCGGGAGCAAACAAATAGTGCCATTCAATTGTTTGCATTACATTTGGaacaatttatgcaaatttcccTCAAAGTGATTAAACAATTCTTTGCCGACTCTATATTTGTCAAGTCAATTGACTTTTCACCGCTCCAGAGCACTCTTCTGAACGTATTGCTGGTGCTTTTGCTATTTACAATCGTATTAATAGGCTATTCCTGGAAGGTATACGGAATAGTAATTACAGAGAAATTTGTACGACCAA GTACTCTGAAAGAAATCGAAGAGCTTAAGTCTTCAGTGGATAAACTAAAGTTACCAAAAGAGCATTCGCCGaggatttaa